A genomic stretch from Hymenobacter psoromatis includes:
- a CDS encoding transposase has product MTAPICPKCESKEATKSGVVNERQRFRCKGCGYHYTVAKVGREVNPYYVVKALQLYIEGVGYREIERLLGVSHVSVMNWVKKYGVKAPRQTDYHPTYKILNQKELAEFFQKPENLKSAGLVVTELGDKYMMIRWERFRAG; this is encoded by the coding sequence ATGACTGCCCCTATCTGCCCCAAATGCGAATCCAAGGAAGCTACCAAGAGCGGGGTAGTCAATGAGCGCCAGCGCTTTCGTTGCAAAGGCTGCGGCTACCACTACACCGTGGCGAAGGTGGGGCGCGAGGTGAATCCGTACTACGTGGTGAAGGCGTTGCAGCTATATATCGAGGGCGTGGGCTACCGCGAAATTGAGCGCTTGTTGGGCGTGAGCCACGTGAGCGTGATGAACTGGGTGAAGAAATACGGCGTGAAAGCGCCCCGGCAGACCGACTACCACCCCACGTATAAAATCCTCAACCAGAAGGAGCTGGCCGAATTCTTTCAGAAGCCGGAAAACCTGAAAAGCGCCGGCCTGGTCGTGACGGAGCTGGGCGATAAGTACATGATGATACGCTGGGAGCGGTTTCGGGCGGGCTAA